A single window of Pyxidicoccus xibeiensis DNA harbors:
- a CDS encoding FHA domain-containing protein — MPFQLTISEGREAGKEFVFDQDSVLIGRSTDCDVALFDPGVSRKHCRIFLDGDGYSVEDQGSANGTLVNGTPAGSQPLQDGDKLTLGPVTFVFAMMTDEPSTGEEALPAGAEDGANSTRIVSVDALKRQRNKGMALAPEGADEEELEELRQGATRNNLRALRPVSGASRASEPKAEPKSEPKALERGGAATSPPARRPQTGATPARVRPATGATPAGGLSAAERARIRRESPGLVASAKLFWADASSAVRSGIIGGGVAVVLGIFGLLYWLVLSEGDTRPAGEEPATLGQQPIRDSFGLGPGVTWERADMKIFSWEYTAATKAVVILHYQAQGISKDEVVVSVNGVDVGKVPPDTLASQDRSLELMIPAQNLKKGEPNRIIFDNVKNPPGEEPWRIWNVWVERALLPDLLAEELLRQANESYKRGRKNFETPDIGARNRYEAWKSFREAWLMLEAHPEPKPDLYFEAQERMKAAQQELDRTCAKLLLEVEGYYNQGNYKGASATLDHVKEYFPEYDQPCATRAENKRAEYGL, encoded by the coding sequence ATGCCTTTCCAGCTGACGATCTCCGAAGGAAGAGAAGCCGGTAAGGAGTTCGTCTTCGACCAGGACTCCGTACTCATCGGGCGGTCGACGGACTGCGACGTCGCGCTGTTCGACCCCGGTGTCTCCCGCAAGCACTGCCGCATCTTCCTCGACGGAGACGGCTATTCCGTCGAGGACCAGGGCAGTGCCAACGGCACGCTCGTCAACGGCACCCCGGCGGGCTCCCAGCCCCTGCAGGACGGCGACAAGCTGACCCTGGGCCCGGTGACGTTCGTCTTCGCCATGATGACGGACGAGCCGTCCACGGGTGAGGAGGCCCTCCCCGCCGGCGCGGAGGACGGCGCCAACAGCACCCGCATCGTGTCCGTGGACGCCCTGAAGCGTCAGCGCAACAAGGGCATGGCGCTGGCCCCCGAGGGCGCGGACGAGGAGGAGCTGGAGGAGCTGCGCCAGGGCGCCACCCGCAACAACCTCCGGGCGCTGCGTCCCGTGTCCGGGGCGTCCCGCGCCTCCGAGCCGAAGGCGGAACCGAAGTCGGAGCCGAAGGCCCTCGAGCGCGGTGGGGCCGCCACCTCGCCGCCCGCGCGGCGTCCGCAGACGGGGGCGACTCCGGCGCGCGTGCGTCCCGCCACGGGCGCCACGCCCGCGGGCGGCCTGTCCGCGGCCGAGCGCGCCCGCATCCGCCGCGAGTCCCCCGGCCTCGTCGCCAGCGCGAAGCTGTTCTGGGCGGACGCCAGCTCGGCCGTGCGCAGCGGCATCATCGGCGGCGGTGTGGCCGTGGTGCTCGGCATCTTCGGCCTCCTGTACTGGCTGGTCCTCAGCGAGGGCGACACGCGGCCGGCGGGCGAGGAGCCCGCGACGCTCGGCCAGCAGCCCATCCGCGACTCGTTCGGCCTGGGGCCGGGCGTGACGTGGGAGCGCGCGGACATGAAGATCTTCAGCTGGGAGTACACCGCCGCCACCAAGGCCGTGGTCATCCTCCACTACCAAGCGCAGGGCATCTCCAAGGACGAGGTGGTGGTGAGCGTCAACGGCGTGGACGTGGGCAAGGTGCCGCCCGACACGCTGGCCAGCCAGGACCGCTCGCTGGAGCTGATGATTCCGGCCCAGAACCTCAAGAAGGGCGAGCCCAACCGCATCATCTTCGACAACGTGAAGAACCCGCCGGGCGAGGAGCCCTGGCGCATCTGGAACGTGTGGGTGGAGCGCGCGCTGCTGCCGGACCTGCTCGCGGAGGAGCTGCTGCGCCAGGCGAACGAGTCCTACAAGCGCGGGCGCAAGAACTTCGAGACGCCGGACATCGGCGCGCGCAACCGCTACGAGGCGTGGAAGTCCTTCCGCGAGGCGTGGCTGATGCTGGAGGCCCACCCGGAGCCCAAGCCGGACCTCTACTTCGAGGCGCAGGAGCGCATGAAGGCCGCGCAGCAGGAGCTGGACCGCACCTGCGCCAAGCTGCTGCTCGAGGTCGAGGGCTACTACAACCAGGGCAACTACAAGGGCGCCTCCGCCACGCTGGACCACGTGAAGGAGTACTTCCCGGAGTACGACCAGCCCTGCGCCACCCGCGCGGAGAACAAGCGCGCCGAGTACGGGCTATAG
- a CDS encoding phospholipase D-like domain-containing protein has translation MRDPEVVIQQSGASSEAESRLARAVGPVPAHPPVWSPNVSALLLSRYYLPRSHAVVQGNACQLLRDGVEAYPAMLEAIRRARRYIRLETYMFITDAVGELFGEALAEAAERGVHVKVLYDAVGSWTSRKSFFEALRRRGVDIRAFKPFSLARGLRHLLRRDHRKILVVDGEVAFTGGVNISAHWAPAGQGGGWRDDVLRIEGPAVHELERRFLATWRMMFQDKIHRLAAGLRRWHPRPVRRGQVSLAVLSSRRSIHRAYLHAIHRARSSVLIAAAYFIPDRRMVAALREAAGRGVEVHLLLNAKSDHPLLEFATRAFYEKLLGAGIRIFEWQRGVLHAKTAVVDGVWGTIGSFNLERLSLAFNHEVNAVFADPRLGRQLEDSFRTDCGNCREVTLAEFRRRPLWRKVLERVLYACRKVL, from the coding sequence ATGCGCGACCCGGAGGTGGTGATCCAGCAGTCAGGTGCTTCCAGTGAGGCGGAGTCCCGGCTGGCCCGCGCGGTGGGGCCGGTGCCCGCGCACCCGCCCGTGTGGAGCCCGAACGTCTCCGCGCTGCTCCTGTCGCGGTACTACCTGCCCCGCAGCCACGCCGTGGTGCAGGGCAACGCATGCCAGCTCCTGCGAGACGGGGTGGAGGCGTACCCGGCCATGCTGGAGGCCATCCGCCGCGCGCGGCGCTACATCCGGCTCGAGACGTACATGTTCATCACCGACGCCGTCGGTGAGCTGTTCGGCGAGGCGCTGGCGGAGGCGGCCGAGCGCGGCGTGCACGTGAAGGTGCTCTACGACGCGGTGGGCTCGTGGACGAGCCGCAAGAGCTTCTTCGAGGCCCTGCGCCGCCGCGGCGTGGACATCCGCGCCTTCAAGCCCTTCAGCCTGGCGAGGGGCCTGCGCCACCTGCTGCGCAGGGACCACCGGAAGATTCTCGTAGTGGACGGCGAGGTGGCCTTCACGGGCGGGGTGAACATCTCCGCGCACTGGGCGCCGGCGGGGCAGGGCGGGGGGTGGCGCGACGACGTGCTGCGCATCGAAGGCCCGGCGGTGCACGAGCTGGAGCGGCGCTTCCTGGCCACCTGGCGGATGATGTTCCAGGACAAGATCCACCGGCTGGCGGCGGGGCTGCGGCGCTGGCACCCCCGGCCCGTCCGGCGCGGGCAGGTGAGCCTGGCGGTGCTGTCCAGCCGGCGGAGCATCCACCGGGCCTACCTGCACGCCATCCACCGGGCGCGCAGCAGCGTGCTCATCGCGGCGGCGTACTTCATCCCGGACCGGCGCATGGTGGCGGCGCTGCGCGAGGCGGCGGGCCGCGGGGTGGAGGTGCACCTGCTGCTCAACGCGAAGAGTGACCACCCCCTCCTGGAGTTCGCCACCCGGGCCTTCTACGAGAAGCTGCTCGGCGCGGGCATCCGCATCTTCGAGTGGCAGCGGGGCGTGCTGCACGCGAAGACGGCCGTGGTGGACGGGGTGTGGGGCACCATCGGCTCGTTCAACCTGGAGCGGCTGAGCCTGGCCTTCAACCACGAGGTCAACGCGGTCTTCGCGGACCCGCGCCTGGGCCGGCAGTTGGAGGACTCCTTCCGCACCGACTGCGGCAACTGCCGGGAGGTCACCCTGGCCGAGTTCCGCCGCCGGCCCCTCTGGCGCAAGGTGCTGGAGCGCGTCCTGTACGCCTGTCGCAAGGTCCTCTGA
- a CDS encoding pilus assembly protein has translation MKVLLTSLSLLLAAALLLAAPRADAQAAACSLQSTSRLDAMLNPARGSDERFFTNPSGPPNILIILDTSGSMKYWPIRWNNDSYYSYDEDRFGAEPGCRQANINALNYDPNVAYPRLWLSLTNQNSPWFDPARYYRFDGEGDNEQESFGMGNNPVQFDQPPPNTVITNSAGAACANLVGASVGAQTACMSCLSTRGYFQWRKDRRLATGNFLNFYSPRGHSAVNVITQVIRDSARTRFGIMTFSHSNQATNIQAWNGEDVVRFAEFGPACSDATTATARNTHRDNLLVKMRNGLRFNTGTPLTQVLWGSSYYFRSSTGDPFPGWFGGGYMADTDFNDAASPGRASSCFSCSFNAMILLTDGEPNEPNDADSQVPQVVRDQVVPCDNCSAAGQGQFSGGSQSHIHRIAKWMWDHDMRPELTGTQRVATYTVGFALTNTQALNLLRKTAEVGGGRFFAATNSSQLKTALQSIVDDVQSRNIAFSAAAISSFQTGSTTLSALMPRLSPAAAGSAWRGDLWRFNQFNEFVEGADKNGDSDMDDIFVVDQDGDIVVEDSAGSFVKDGTTTAAEEFWEARRVLMARPLNSRKIYTALDDSGDGRLGEGDEPTEFTVANRNRLKPYLGVVGTPVCPKLELLLPLEVDPGSLLTGLNLTPAQAATAVGVTFPVISTLLQGQTFLDDLCLRVLIQYVRGQDLADENGNGNRTEVRRSVLGDIFHSSPVLVEPPMDKFLCDLGLSTQCARTLYSSDLNVAPTPLARESVTRCGVTREVDAYEAYLDRYRKRDKVVLVGANDGMVHAFRDSTATERCDRGLPIVEYAASTGEEEWAFIPPDLLSRLHELAAGHQYFVDGDIMVRDVWADGSGNSGGLNNIKESSEFHTLAVVSEGRGGVHYLALDLRVDAGTGRFQPPKLRWMFPQPASAEAALFGKTLFSLSPKAPPIGPVLLRAADTDTEAVERYEVKTREQWVVALSGGWSPGLEKGRGVYVVDAWNLAVPNRQDNLWWKFEYDPTASGEQDGPARHLTHSVVAPVGLVDYGVGKEVSQDGFFDTAVFGDMRGQLWVARMSQPGEVDTSTGLITNWSAARAFQMDRDGAATAGAGRSLDNVWPFYYVPSIGIQPSTGAMRALIGTGDRYALLDDKAGICRFDNPQACAKYGCGEVDVDYRVERIGRRVTQARQYWTPGEITSNTLTTAASTLSACGNPGETVVTARFEKYDVKACPDSPQDYTGLSSARVECGRDALGNFRCLNTSGAAPNYADLELTRDDADLGKNRFFGIRVYGGINGPTFGEELTAPAAGTKTAQEFDDARLTDRTSADPDGGDLVNVTSSTCTAPTSTTPSVCTGPRAAPDGAGWVLEYTDGLEHKTAGGASTVASCTLWNVIYPRQDGTVCDSSAARARFYQADFLTGLPNCALSLEGQRYQERTVLAPPPEPATAVMISPQGVVRYSSVMQEPGKRQATSVDVAEVSDVLQNVYELPLTHEQHQCRHVDPTRCTSVAP, from the coding sequence ATGAAGGTCCTCCTCACCTCCCTGTCGCTCCTGTTGGCCGCGGCCCTGCTGCTGGCCGCGCCGCGCGCGGATGCCCAGGCCGCGGCCTGCTCGCTGCAGTCCACCTCCCGCCTGGACGCGATGCTCAACCCCGCGCGCGGCAGCGACGAGCGCTTCTTCACCAACCCCAGCGGCCCGCCCAACATCCTCATCATCCTGGATACGTCGGGCTCCATGAAGTACTGGCCCATCCGCTGGAACAACGACAGCTACTACAGCTACGACGAGGACCGGTTCGGCGCCGAGCCGGGCTGCCGCCAGGCGAACATCAACGCGCTGAACTACGACCCGAACGTCGCCTACCCGCGCCTGTGGCTGTCGCTGACGAACCAGAACTCTCCCTGGTTCGACCCCGCGAGGTACTACCGCTTCGACGGTGAGGGGGACAACGAGCAGGAGAGCTTCGGCATGGGCAACAACCCGGTGCAGTTCGACCAGCCCCCGCCGAACACCGTCATCACCAACAGCGCAGGCGCCGCGTGTGCCAACCTCGTCGGTGCCAGCGTCGGTGCCCAGACCGCCTGCATGAGCTGCCTGTCCACCCGGGGCTACTTCCAGTGGCGGAAGGACCGCCGCCTGGCCACGGGCAACTTCCTCAACTTCTACTCTCCGCGCGGCCACTCGGCCGTCAACGTCATCACCCAGGTCATCCGGGATTCGGCGCGCACGCGCTTCGGCATCATGACGTTCTCCCATAGCAACCAGGCCACCAACATCCAGGCGTGGAACGGCGAGGACGTGGTGCGCTTCGCGGAGTTCGGCCCCGCCTGCAGCGACGCCACCACGGCCACGGCGCGCAACACCCACCGTGACAACCTGCTGGTGAAGATGCGCAACGGCCTGCGCTTCAACACCGGCACGCCCCTGACGCAGGTGCTGTGGGGCTCCAGCTATTACTTCCGCTCCAGCACCGGCGACCCGTTCCCCGGCTGGTTCGGCGGGGGCTACATGGCCGACACGGACTTCAACGACGCGGCGTCCCCGGGCCGGGCCTCGTCGTGCTTCAGCTGCAGCTTCAACGCCATGATTCTCCTCACGGACGGCGAGCCCAACGAGCCGAACGACGCCGACTCCCAGGTGCCGCAGGTCGTGAGGGACCAGGTCGTCCCGTGCGACAACTGCTCCGCCGCGGGCCAGGGCCAGTTCAGCGGCGGCAGCCAGAGTCACATCCACCGCATCGCCAAGTGGATGTGGGACCACGACATGCGGCCGGAGCTGACCGGCACGCAGCGCGTGGCGACGTACACCGTGGGCTTCGCGCTGACGAACACCCAGGCCCTCAACCTGCTGCGCAAGACGGCGGAGGTGGGCGGCGGCCGCTTCTTCGCGGCCACCAACTCCAGCCAGCTGAAGACGGCGCTGCAGTCCATCGTGGACGACGTGCAGAGCCGCAACATCGCCTTCTCCGCCGCCGCCATCTCCTCGTTCCAGACGGGCAGCACCACCCTGAGCGCGCTGATGCCGCGCCTGTCGCCCGCGGCCGCAGGCAGCGCCTGGCGCGGGGACCTGTGGCGCTTCAACCAGTTCAACGAGTTCGTCGAAGGCGCGGACAAGAACGGCGACAGCGACATGGATGACATCTTCGTCGTCGACCAGGACGGGGACATCGTCGTCGAGGACTCGGCCGGCAGCTTCGTCAAGGACGGCACGACGACCGCGGCCGAGGAGTTCTGGGAGGCCCGCCGGGTGCTGATGGCCCGGCCGCTCAACAGCCGGAAGATATACACCGCGCTGGACGACAGCGGAGACGGCCGGCTCGGTGAGGGAGACGAGCCCACCGAGTTCACTGTCGCCAACCGCAACAGACTCAAGCCCTACCTGGGCGTGGTGGGCACGCCCGTGTGCCCGAAGCTGGAGCTGCTGCTGCCGCTGGAGGTGGACCCCGGCAGCCTGCTGACGGGCCTCAACCTGACGCCGGCCCAGGCGGCCACGGCCGTGGGCGTCACCTTCCCCGTCATCAGCACGCTGCTCCAGGGACAGACCTTCCTGGACGACCTGTGCCTGCGCGTGCTCATCCAGTACGTCCGGGGCCAGGACCTGGCGGACGAGAACGGCAACGGCAACCGCACCGAGGTACGCCGCTCCGTGCTGGGCGACATCTTCCACTCGTCGCCGGTGCTGGTGGAGCCGCCCATGGACAAGTTCCTGTGCGACCTGGGCCTGAGCACCCAGTGTGCCCGCACCCTCTACAGCTCCGACCTGAACGTCGCCCCCACGCCGCTGGCCAGGGAGTCCGTCACCCGCTGCGGGGTCACCCGCGAGGTGGATGCCTACGAGGCGTACCTGGACCGCTACCGCAAGCGGGACAAGGTGGTGCTGGTGGGCGCCAACGACGGCATGGTGCACGCCTTCCGCGACAGCACCGCGACGGAGCGGTGTGACCGCGGGCTGCCCATCGTCGAGTACGCGGCCAGCACGGGCGAGGAGGAGTGGGCCTTCATTCCCCCGGACCTGCTGTCCCGGCTGCACGAGCTGGCGGCGGGCCACCAGTACTTCGTGGACGGCGACATCATGGTGCGCGACGTGTGGGCGGATGGCTCGGGGAACTCCGGTGGGCTGAACAACATCAAGGAGTCCTCGGAGTTCCATACGCTGGCGGTGGTGTCCGAAGGCCGCGGCGGCGTGCACTACCTGGCGCTGGACCTGCGGGTGGACGCGGGGACCGGCCGCTTCCAGCCGCCGAAGCTGCGGTGGATGTTCCCCCAGCCGGCCTCCGCGGAGGCGGCCCTCTTCGGCAAGACGCTCTTCTCGCTCAGCCCCAAGGCGCCGCCCATCGGCCCGGTGCTGCTGCGGGCGGCGGACACTGACACCGAAGCGGTGGAGCGCTACGAGGTGAAGACGCGGGAGCAGTGGGTGGTGGCGCTGTCGGGGGGCTGGTCTCCGGGCCTGGAGAAGGGCCGCGGGGTGTACGTGGTGGACGCCTGGAACCTGGCGGTGCCCAACCGGCAGGACAACCTGTGGTGGAAGTTCGAGTACGACCCGACGGCCAGCGGTGAGCAGGACGGGCCGGCCCGGCACCTCACCCACAGCGTGGTGGCCCCGGTGGGGCTGGTGGACTACGGCGTGGGCAAGGAGGTGAGCCAGGACGGCTTCTTCGACACGGCCGTCTTCGGAGACATGCGCGGCCAGCTGTGGGTGGCGCGCATGTCGCAGCCGGGCGAGGTGGACACCTCCACCGGGCTCATCACCAACTGGAGCGCCGCGCGCGCCTTCCAGATGGACCGCGACGGCGCCGCCACGGCGGGCGCCGGGCGCAGCCTCGACAACGTGTGGCCCTTCTATTACGTGCCCTCCATCGGCATCCAGCCGAGCACGGGCGCCATGCGGGCCCTCATCGGCACCGGCGACCGGTACGCGCTGCTGGACGACAAGGCCGGCATCTGCCGCTTCGACAACCCGCAGGCCTGCGCGAAGTACGGCTGCGGCGAGGTGGACGTGGACTACCGGGTGGAGCGCATCGGCCGCCGCGTCACCCAGGCGCGCCAGTACTGGACGCCCGGGGAAATCACCTCGAACACGCTCACCACCGCCGCCTCCACCCTGAGCGCCTGCGGCAACCCGGGCGAGACGGTGGTGACGGCGCGCTTCGAGAAGTACGACGTGAAGGCCTGCCCGGACTCGCCCCAGGACTACACCGGGCTGAGCTCCGCGCGCGTGGAGTGCGGACGGGACGCGCTCGGCAACTTCCGCTGCCTCAACACCAGCGGCGCGGCGCCCAACTACGCGGACCTGGAGCTCACGCGCGACGACGCGGACCTGGGGAAGAACCGCTTCTTCGGCATCCGGGTGTACGGCGGCATCAACGGCCCGACGTTCGGCGAGGAGCTCACCGCTCCCGCCGCGGGCACGAAGACCGCGCAGGAGTTCGACGACGCGCGGCTGACGGACCGCACGTCCGCCGACCCTGACGGCGGCGACCTGGTGAACGTGACGAGCTCCACCTGCACCGCGCCGACCAGCACCACGCCGTCCGTCTGCACCGGCCCGCGCGCGGCGCCGGACGGGGCCGGCTGGGTGCTGGAGTACACGGACGGCCTCGAGCACAAGACGGCTGGCGGCGCGTCCACCGTGGCGAGCTGCACGCTGTGGAACGTCATCTACCCGCGGCAGGACGGCACCGTCTGCGACAGCAGCGCCGCGCGGGCCCGCTTCTACCAGGCGGACTTCCTCACCGGCCTGCCCAACTGCGCCCTCTCGCTGGAGGGCCAGCGCTACCAGGAGCGCACGGTGCTGGCGCCTCCGCCGGAGCCCGCCACCGCGGTGATGATTTCGCCTCAGGGCGTGGTGCGCTACAGCTCGGTGATGCAGGAGCCCGGCAAGCGCCAGGCGACCTCCGTGGACGTGGCCGAGGTGAGCGACGTGCTGCAGAACGTGTACGAGCTGCCGCTGACCCACGAGCAGCACCAGTGCCGCCACGTGGACCCGACCCGCTGCACCTCCGTCGCGCCCTGA
- a CDS encoding GTP pyrophosphokinase has translation MPALEEAISLAVEAHRGQRDKAGQPYILHPLRVMMRLDSEAERTVAILHDVVEDTPYSLERLRGLGYPEDVLAALDALTRRDGETYEAFVERLRPNALARRVKLADLEDNMDVRRLAAVTPRDAERLARYRAAWARLKEP, from the coding sequence GTGCCCGCACTCGAAGAAGCCATCTCCCTCGCGGTGGAGGCGCACCGCGGCCAGCGCGACAAGGCCGGCCAGCCGTACATCCTCCACCCCCTTCGGGTGATGATGCGGCTGGACTCGGAGGCCGAGCGCACGGTGGCCATCCTCCATGACGTGGTGGAGGACACGCCGTACTCGCTGGAGCGGCTGCGCGGGCTGGGCTACCCGGAGGACGTCCTCGCCGCGCTGGACGCCCTCACCCGCCGCGACGGCGAGACGTACGAGGCCTTCGTCGAGCGCCTCAGGCCCAACGCGCTCGCCCGCCGGGTGAAGCTGGCGGACCTGGAGGACAACATGGACGTGCGCCGGCTGGCGGCCGTGACGCCCCGTGACGCCGAGCGGCTGGCCCGCTACCGCGCCGCCTGGGCCCGGCTGAAGGAGCCCTGA
- the acnA gene encoding aconitate hydratase AcnA translates to MTDSFGTKSQLKVGSASYDIYSLAKLAKAHPAVDRLPFSLKVLLENLLRHEDGRVVKREHVEKMLAWDPKATPDVEISFHPARVLLQDFTGVPAVVDLAAMREALASMGGDPAKINPRNPADLVIDHSVQIDSFATSAAFKENAELEFERNRERYAFLRWGQSAFKGFGVVPPDIGICHQVNLEFLAQVTFRQGKTAYPDTLVGTDSHTTMINGLGVVGWGVGGIEAEAALLGQPITMLIPQVVGFRLTGQLPAGATATDLVLTVTQMLRKKGVVGKFVEFYGSGLKSLSLPDRATIANMAPEYGATIGFFPVDEESLNYLRFTGRPDDVVALTEAYAKEQGLWRKDGAQDPVFSDTLELDLATVVPSLAGPKRPQDRVPLKDMKAGYEKSLVEMLAAGKSKGEDDEGGGKAKAPAAEVPPERLAQAVTVKQGRSSYQLGHGAVVIASITSCTNTSNPAVLVGAGILAKKAVERGLNPKPWVKTSLAPGSRVVTEYLRESGLLPYLEAVGFHVVGYGCTTCIGNSGPLTEPVANAVVEGDLVVAAVLSGNRNFEGRINPHVRMNYLASPPLVVAYALAGEVGLDLDKEPLGLDPNGRPVFLKDIWPTDEEIRETIRSSVKPDQFRSQYANAMEGDALWQQLQVSKGSTFQWDDTSTYVRKPPFFENLPKDPKPTQDIKGAHVLALLGDSVTTDHISPAGNIAKTSPAAKYLMAHGVEPKDFNSYGARRGNHEVMVRGTFANIRLKNLLVPGVEGGVTVHIPTRERMSIYDASMKYQAEGTPLVVLAGAEYGTGSSRDWAAKGTMLLGVKAVIAKSFERIHRSNLVGMGVLPLQFEAGQDAQSLGLTGQEKFEITGVAENLAPQKKLTVKATGEGGTKEFTALCRIDTPNELDYYRHGGILQYVLRQLAAAKA, encoded by the coding sequence ATGACCGACAGTTTCGGCACGAAGTCCCAGCTCAAGGTGGGCTCGGCCTCCTACGACATCTACAGCCTGGCCAAGCTGGCCAAGGCCCACCCCGCGGTGGACCGCCTCCCGTTCTCGCTCAAGGTCCTGCTGGAGAACCTGCTGCGCCACGAGGACGGCCGCGTCGTGAAGCGCGAGCACGTGGAGAAGATGCTCGCGTGGGACCCCAAGGCCACGCCGGACGTGGAGATCTCCTTCCACCCCGCCCGCGTCCTCCTCCAGGACTTCACCGGCGTGCCCGCCGTGGTGGACCTGGCCGCCATGCGCGAGGCGCTCGCCTCCATGGGCGGCGACCCGGCCAAGATCAACCCGCGCAACCCCGCCGACCTCGTCATCGACCACTCGGTGCAGATCGACTCCTTCGCCACGTCCGCCGCCTTCAAGGAGAACGCGGAGCTGGAGTTCGAGCGCAACCGTGAGCGCTACGCCTTCCTGCGCTGGGGCCAGAGCGCGTTCAAGGGCTTCGGCGTCGTCCCGCCGGACATCGGCATCTGCCACCAGGTCAACCTCGAGTTCCTCGCCCAGGTGACGTTCCGCCAGGGCAAGACGGCCTACCCGGACACGCTGGTGGGCACCGACAGCCACACCACGATGATCAACGGCCTGGGCGTGGTGGGCTGGGGCGTGGGCGGCATCGAGGCCGAGGCCGCGCTGCTCGGCCAGCCAATCACGATGCTGATTCCCCAGGTGGTGGGCTTCAGGCTCACCGGCCAGCTGCCCGCGGGCGCCACGGCCACCGACCTGGTGCTCACCGTCACGCAGATGCTCCGCAAGAAGGGCGTGGTCGGCAAGTTCGTGGAGTTCTACGGCAGCGGCTTGAAGAGCCTGTCCCTGCCGGACCGCGCCACCATCGCCAACATGGCCCCCGAGTACGGCGCCACCATCGGCTTCTTCCCGGTGGACGAGGAGAGCCTCAACTACCTGCGCTTCACCGGCCGCCCGGATGACGTCGTGGCCCTCACCGAGGCCTACGCGAAGGAGCAGGGCCTGTGGCGCAAGGACGGCGCGCAGGACCCCGTCTTCAGCGACACGCTGGAGCTGGACCTGGCCACCGTGGTGCCCAGCCTCGCCGGCCCCAAGCGCCCGCAGGACCGCGTGCCCCTCAAGGACATGAAGGCCGGCTACGAGAAGTCGCTGGTGGAGATGCTGGCGGCCGGCAAGAGCAAGGGCGAGGACGACGAGGGCGGCGGCAAGGCCAAGGCCCCCGCGGCCGAGGTGCCCCCGGAACGCCTGGCCCAGGCCGTCACCGTGAAGCAGGGCCGCAGCAGCTACCAGCTGGGCCACGGCGCGGTGGTGATTGCGTCGATTACCTCCTGCACCAACACCTCCAACCCGGCGGTGCTGGTGGGCGCGGGCATCCTGGCGAAGAAGGCCGTGGAGCGCGGCCTCAACCCGAAGCCGTGGGTGAAGACGAGCCTGGCCCCGGGCAGCCGCGTCGTCACCGAGTACCTGCGCGAGTCCGGCCTGCTGCCCTACCTGGAGGCCGTCGGCTTCCACGTGGTGGGCTACGGCTGCACCACTTGCATCGGCAACTCGGGTCCGCTGACGGAGCCCGTCGCCAACGCCGTCGTCGAGGGCGACCTCGTGGTGGCCGCGGTGCTCTCCGGCAACCGCAACTTCGAGGGCCGCATCAACCCGCACGTGCGCATGAACTACCTGGCCAGCCCGCCGCTGGTGGTGGCCTACGCGCTGGCCGGCGAGGTGGGGCTGGACCTGGACAAGGAGCCGCTGGGCCTGGACCCCAACGGCCGCCCCGTGTTCCTCAAGGACATCTGGCCCACGGACGAGGAGATCCGGGAGACCATCCGCTCCTCCGTGAAGCCGGACCAGTTCCGCAGCCAGTACGCCAACGCCATGGAGGGCGACGCGCTCTGGCAGCAGCTCCAGGTCAGCAAGGGCTCCACGTTCCAGTGGGACGACACGTCCACCTACGTGCGCAAGCCGCCCTTCTTCGAGAACCTGCCCAAGGACCCGAAGCCCACGCAGGACATCAAGGGCGCGCACGTGCTGGCGCTGCTCGGTGACTCCGTCACCACGGACCACATCTCGCCCGCCGGCAACATCGCCAAGACGAGCCCCGCGGCGAAGTACCTCATGGCCCACGGCGTGGAGCCCAAGGACTTCAACTCGTACGGCGCCCGCCGCGGCAACCACGAGGTGATGGTGCGCGGCACCTTCGCCAACATCCGCCTGAAGAACCTGCTCGTCCCCGGCGTGGAGGGCGGCGTCACCGTCCACATCCCCACCCGCGAGCGGATGAGCATCTACGACGCCTCCATGAAGTACCAGGCGGAGGGCACGCCGCTGGTGGTGCTGGCCGGCGCGGAGTACGGCACCGGCTCCAGCCGTGACTGGGCCGCCAAGGGCACCATGCTCCTGGGCGTCAAGGCCGTCATCGCCAAGAGCTTCGAGCGCATCCACCGCTCCAACCTGGTGGGCATGGGCGTGCTCCCGCTCCAGTTCGAGGCGGGCCAGGACGCGCAGTCGCTCGGCCTCACCGGCCAGGAGAAGTTCGAGATTACCGGCGTCGCGGAGAACCTCGCCCCGCAGAAGAAGCTCACCGTGAAGGCCACGGGCGAGGGCGGCACCAAGGAGTTCACGGCGCTGTGCCGCATCGACACGCCGAACGAGCTCGACTACTACCGCCACGGCGGCATCCTGCAGTACGTGCTGCGCCAGCTCGCCGCCGCCAAGGCCTGA